One genomic region from Neisseria weaveri encodes:
- a CDS encoding Mth938-like domain-containing protein, which produces MLIQENSNDGGRSITSYGNGTVEVDHRPYTRPICITEQSVNTLPQAAPTELQTEDFLNAIRGTVPPEVILVGTGDKQIFLHPKMVAELAANGVGLESMSTPSACRTFSILQSEGRRVWAWLWP; this is translated from the coding sequence ATGTTGATACAAGAAAATTCCAATGACGGCGGCCGCAGCATTACCTCCTACGGCAACGGCACCGTCGAAGTCGACCACCGTCCCTACACCCGTCCCATCTGCATTACGGAACAATCCGTTAACACATTACCGCAAGCCGCTCCGACCGAGCTGCAAACCGAAGATTTCCTCAACGCCATCCGCGGTACCGTCCCCCCCGAAGTGATTTTGGTCGGCACCGGCGACAAACAGATTTTCCTCCACCCGAAAATGGTAGCGGAATTGGCCGCCAACGGCGTCGGCTTGGAAAGCATGTCCACCCCGTCCGCCTGCCGCACCTTTTCCATACTGCAAAGCGAAGGCCGCCGCGTTTGGGCTTGGCTCTGGCCTTAA
- a CDS encoding homoserine dehydrogenase yields MKPINIGILGLGTVGSGTVGVLRSNAAEISRRLGRDVNVFMVSTRNAEKAREVCPESTLVTADPFEVVRHPDIDIVVEVFGGTEIAKDLVLEAIQNGKHVVTANKKLLAEYGNEIFALAEQKNVMVQFEAAVAGGIPIIKALREGLAANNIRSIAGIINGTSNFILTEMREKGSAFADVLKKAQELGYAEADPTFDIEGHDAGHKITIMSALAFGTPVNFNACYLEGISKLDSRDIKYAEELGYRVKLLGITRKTEKGIELRVHPTLIPESRLLASVNGVMNAVRVDADMIGETLYYGAGAGSKPTASAVVADIIDISRLLTADPGNRVPHLAFQPSQVKPQNMLGMDDITSSYYLRVQVKDEPGVLGQIANILAKEGVSIEALIQKGVLDQTDAEIVILTHSTVEKNINTAIAAMEALECVHGPVVMIRMESLHG; encoded by the coding sequence ATGAAGCCAATTAATATCGGTATTTTGGGTTTGGGCACAGTCGGCAGCGGTACAGTCGGCGTTTTGCGCAGCAATGCGGCAGAAATCAGCCGCCGTCTCGGACGTGATGTTAATGTATTTATGGTTTCGACGCGGAATGCGGAAAAGGCTCGGGAAGTATGCCCCGAATCGACTTTGGTAACCGCTGATCCTTTTGAAGTCGTGCGCCATCCCGACATCGACATTGTGGTTGAAGTGTTCGGCGGTACGGAAATTGCCAAAGATTTGGTTTTGGAGGCGATTCAAAACGGCAAGCATGTGGTAACGGCGAATAAGAAATTGTTGGCGGAATACGGCAACGAAATTTTTGCTTTGGCCGAACAGAAAAACGTGATGGTGCAGTTTGAAGCGGCGGTTGCGGGCGGTATTCCGATTATCAAAGCCTTGCGTGAAGGCTTGGCGGCCAACAATATCCGTTCGATTGCCGGCATTATTAACGGCACGAGCAATTTTATCCTGACCGAAATGCGCGAAAAAGGCAGCGCATTTGCCGATGTATTGAAAAAAGCGCAGGAATTGGGTTATGCGGAAGCCGATCCGACTTTCGATATCGAAGGTCATGACGCGGGGCATAAGATTACCATTATGAGTGCGTTGGCATTCGGTACGCCGGTGAATTTCAATGCCTGCTATCTGGAAGGCATCAGCAAGTTGGACAGCCGCGATATCAAATATGCGGAAGAGTTGGGCTACCGCGTGAAGTTGCTGGGTATTACCCGTAAAACCGAAAAAGGTATCGAGCTGCGCGTTCATCCGACGCTGATTCCGGAAAGCCGCCTGCTGGCCAGCGTAAACGGTGTGATGAATGCGGTGCGCGTGGATGCGGATATGATCGGCGAAACGCTGTATTACGGTGCGGGTGCCGGCTCTAAGCCGACTGCCAGCGCGGTGGTGGCGGATATTATCGACATCAGCCGCCTGCTGACTGCGGATCCGGGCAACCGTGTGCCGCATTTGGCTTTCCAACCGAGCCAAGTGAAGCCGCAAAATATGCTTGGTATGGATGACATTACCAGCAGCTATTATTTGCGCGTTCAAGTGAAAGACGAGCCGGGCGTGTTGGGCCAGATTGCCAATATTTTGGCCAAAGAAGGCGTGTCGATTGAAGCTTTGATTCAAAAAGGCGTGTTGGATCAAACCGATGCCGAGATCGTGATTCTGACGCACAGCACGGTTGAGAAAAACATCAACACCGCTATTGCCGCGATGGAAGCTCTGGAGTGCGTACACGGGCCGGTAGTGATGATCCGCATGGAGAGCCTGCATGGTTGA
- the pdxH gene encoding pyridoxamine 5'-phosphate oxidase, protein MDLHDIREDYSKQDLSESDCDDSPIVQFERWLKEAMHAEVNEPTAVNVASVGADGRPQNRMVLLKEVNQNGFVFFSNYHSKKGRALEANPFAAMTFFWPELERQVRIEGRIEKLSESESDAYFESRPYTSRIGAWASEQSTVIKDKTVLVTRAAAVGLKHPLHVPRPPHWGGYVVIPDYVEFWQGRPSRLHDRIRYRLEQGVWIRERLAP, encoded by the coding sequence GTGGATTTGCACGATATACGCGAAGATTACAGCAAGCAGGATTTGTCGGAGTCGGACTGCGACGACAGCCCGATTGTGCAGTTTGAGCGTTGGCTGAAAGAAGCCATGCACGCGGAAGTGAACGAGCCGACTGCGGTCAACGTGGCTTCGGTCGGTGCGGACGGCCGGCCGCAAAACCGTATGGTTTTATTGAAAGAAGTGAATCAAAACGGTTTCGTCTTTTTTTCGAACTATCACAGCAAAAAAGGCCGTGCGCTGGAAGCCAATCCGTTTGCCGCGATGACTTTTTTCTGGCCGGAATTGGAACGGCAGGTGCGGATTGAGGGTCGTATTGAAAAACTGTCGGAATCCGAATCGGACGCATATTTTGAAAGCCGCCCTTATACCAGCCGTATCGGAGCGTGGGCGAGCGAGCAGAGTACGGTAATCAAAGACAAAACCGTGTTGGTTACCCGAGCCGCTGCCGTCGGTTTGAAACATCCGCTGCATGTTCCGCGGCCGCCGCATTGGGGCGGATATGTGGTGATTCCGGATTATGTCGAGTTTTGGCAGGGACGGCCGAGCCGTCTGCACGACCGTATCCGCTACCGCTTGGAGCAGGGAGTGTGGATACGCGAACGTTTGGCGCCGTAA
- the thiD gene encoding bifunctional hydroxymethylpyrimidine kinase/phosphomethylpyrimidine kinase translates to MKHNKPFPRVLTIAGSDSGGGAGIQADLKTFGALGAYGASVITAVTAQNTTGVQGVYVIPPEVIEQQCESVLSDIRIDAVKIGMLPDAASIQAVARVLRRFPVPFVVLDPVLVATSGDKLALEDTVGVLCRELLPLASIITPNLNELAQLTGNCLAENEAQMLEQGKQLLALGAKTALLKGGHWENTHEARDWLLQKDAEPQCFVNSRIPTENTHGTGCTLAAAIAALHPHRSGLHLTVAAAKSYLHGAIDAGQYWKLGNGHGPLAHFWRTVR, encoded by the coding sequence ATGAAACACAACAAACCTTTTCCGCGCGTTTTAACTATTGCCGGATCCGACTCCGGCGGCGGTGCAGGCATACAGGCCGACTTGAAAACATTCGGTGCGCTGGGCGCATACGGTGCGAGTGTGATTACCGCCGTAACCGCCCAAAATACCACCGGTGTGCAGGGCGTTTATGTGATTCCGCCCGAGGTGATCGAGCAGCAGTGCGAGTCGGTGTTGAGCGATATCCGTATCGACGCGGTAAAAATCGGCATGCTGCCCGATGCCGCTTCTATCCAAGCCGTTGCGCGTGTATTGCGCCGTTTCCCCGTGCCGTTTGTGGTATTGGATCCGGTTTTGGTGGCGACATCCGGCGATAAATTGGCGTTGGAAGATACCGTCGGCGTGTTGTGCAGGGAGCTTTTGCCGTTGGCAAGTATTATCACGCCCAATTTAAATGAGTTGGCACAGTTGACGGGTAACTGTTTGGCAGAAAACGAAGCGCAAATGTTGGAGCAGGGCAAACAGCTGTTGGCATTGGGTGCAAAAACTGCGCTGCTGAAAGGCGGGCATTGGGAAAACACTCATGAAGCGCGCGATTGGTTGCTGCAGAAAGATGCCGAACCGCAATGCTTTGTAAACAGCCGCATTCCGACCGAAAATACGCACGGGACGGGCTGTACGTTGGCAGCCGCCATTGCCGCGCTGCATCCGCACCGCTCCGGCCTGCATTTAACCGTTGCTGCCGCTAAAAGTTATCTGCACGGTGCGATTGATGCCGGACAGTATTGGAAACTCGGCAACGGGCACGGGCCGTTGGCGCATTTTTGGCGTACCGTCCGTTAA
- a CDS encoding glycosyltransferase family 2 protein, which translates to MARDNRRLDVSLIITTYNRPDALALVMASALKQTHPPKEILIADDGSDHRTAELVGKFAENSPIPVKHIWQEDDGFRAAQSRNRAIAAACSDYLIIIDGDMVLDTFFIEDHLSIARKGRLIQGTRVLITREYTDKILKSAEIPHLSCTGPGIEKRLSALRLPALSKLVGFCGNQKHKGIKSCNMGFFREDALAVNGFNNEFVGWGREDSEFVARCYHNGMKRHNLKFAGIAYHLWHNEAPRSSLPQNDALLQATLNGKTTRCRHGVDEFLK; encoded by the coding sequence ATGGCACGCGACAACCGCCGCTTAGACGTATCGCTGATTATCACCACCTACAACCGTCCCGACGCTTTGGCATTGGTTATGGCCTCCGCGTTAAAGCAAACCCATCCGCCTAAAGAAATCCTCATTGCCGACGACGGTTCCGACCACCGCACCGCCGAACTGGTCGGCAAGTTTGCTGAAAACAGCCCGATACCGGTCAAACACATCTGGCAGGAAGACGACGGTTTCCGCGCCGCACAATCGCGCAACCGCGCCATCGCCGCCGCCTGCTCCGACTACCTGATCATCATTGACGGCGATATGGTTTTGGATACGTTTTTTATCGAAGACCACCTTTCCATTGCCCGAAAAGGCCGTCTGATTCAAGGAACACGGGTATTGATTACCCGGGAATACACCGACAAAATCCTGAAATCCGCCGAAATACCGCATTTGTCCTGCACCGGCCCCGGCATTGAAAAACGCCTGTCCGCCCTGCGCCTGCCCGCCCTATCTAAACTGGTCGGCTTTTGCGGCAACCAGAAACACAAAGGCATCAAAAGTTGCAATATGGGCTTTTTTAGAGAAGATGCCTTAGCGGTTAACGGGTTTAACAACGAATTTGTCGGCTGGGGACGCGAAGACAGCGAATTTGTCGCACGCTGCTACCACAACGGCATGAAACGCCACAATTTAAAATTCGCCGGTATCGCCTATCATTTATGGCACAACGAAGCACCGCGCTCATCGCTGCCGCAAAACGATGCCCTGCTGCAAGCCACGTTGAACGGGAAAACCACACGCTGCCGTCATGGCGTAGATGAATTTCTCAAATAA
- a CDS encoding DedA family protein, protein MISAVIDFILHIDQHLAALSADYGVWIYAILFLIVFCETGLVVTPFLPGDSLLFAAGGIAAVGGMNIHVMVLLLLIAAIIGDAVNFMIGKYFGAKLFANPDSKIFRRSYLDKTHAFYEKHGGKTIIIARFVPIVRTFAPFVAGMGDMNYGKFIRYNIIGAVLWVVLFSYAGYFFANLPIVKNNLGLVLGAIIIVSILPGVVEVIRARRAQAK, encoded by the coding sequence GTGATTAGCGCTGTTATTGATTTTATCCTGCACATCGACCAACATCTCGCCGCCCTGTCGGCAGATTACGGCGTATGGATTTATGCGATTCTGTTTTTGATCGTATTTTGCGAAACCGGCTTGGTGGTTACGCCGTTTTTACCGGGTGATTCATTACTCTTTGCCGCAGGCGGTATTGCCGCTGTCGGCGGCATGAATATCCACGTGATGGTGCTGCTGCTGTTGATTGCGGCGATTATCGGCGACGCGGTCAACTTTATGATCGGCAAATATTTCGGCGCCAAACTGTTTGCCAATCCCGATTCCAAAATTTTCCGCCGCAGTTATTTGGACAAAACCCATGCCTTTTACGAAAAACACGGCGGCAAAACCATTATCATTGCCCGTTTCGTGCCGATTGTGCGCACGTTCGCACCGTTTGTAGCCGGTATGGGCGATATGAACTACGGCAAATTTATCCGCTACAACATTATCGGTGCGGTATTGTGGGTGGTGCTGTTTTCATACGCAGGCTATTTCTTTGCCAATCTGCCGATTGTGAAAAACAACTTGGGTCTGGTTCTCGGTGCAATCATCATCGTTTCCATTTTACCCGGCGTGGTGGAAGTGATCCGCGCCCGCCGTGCTCAAGCGAAGTAA
- the hda gene encoding DnaA regulatory inactivator Hda, which yields MNQLIFDFAVQEYPGFDKFLGTSNAELLHVLQHQHGQFIYVWGQEGSGKSHLLQAWVAQALQNGHKAAYVDVEKSPLTDAAFEAEYLAVDQVDKLNSEEQALLFAVFNQRRNSGRGFLLFSADVPPQQLVLREDLRTRMAYCLVYDVKPLNEQEKIDALVSMAEARQLTVDPEIFEYLLHHWRRDMDSLMQMLDTLDNYAVMMGKRITLQLLRQLLKQQETETE from the coding sequence GTGAACCAGCTTATTTTTGATTTCGCCGTACAGGAATACCCGGGATTCGACAAATTTCTCGGTACTTCCAACGCCGAACTGCTGCACGTTTTACAGCATCAGCATGGTCAATTTATCTATGTCTGGGGACAGGAGGGCTCGGGTAAAAGCCACCTTTTGCAGGCATGGGTGGCGCAGGCGCTGCAAAACGGCCATAAGGCGGCTTATGTCGACGTTGAAAAATCGCCGCTGACCGATGCCGCATTCGAAGCAGAGTATTTGGCCGTCGACCAAGTGGACAAGCTCAATTCGGAAGAACAGGCATTATTGTTTGCCGTGTTCAATCAAAGAAGAAACAGCGGACGAGGCTTTTTATTGTTTAGTGCGGATGTACCGCCGCAACAGCTGGTGCTGCGGGAAGACTTGCGGACGCGTATGGCTTACTGCTTGGTTTACGATGTCAAGCCTCTAAACGAGCAGGAAAAAATCGATGCTTTGGTCAGTATGGCCGAAGCCCGGCAGCTGACTGTCGATCCGGAAATTTTCGAATATCTGCTGCACCATTGGCGTCGCGATATGGACAGTTTGATGCAGATGTTGGATACCTTGGACAATTATGCGGTGATGATGGGTAAGCGCATTACCTTGCAGCTGCTAAGACAATTATTAAAACAACAGGAAACAGAAACAGAATGA
- a CDS encoding histidinol-phosphatase translates to MRNLAIFDLDNTLINTDSDHSWPQYLMNKGLVDVEYTRAQNDKFYQDYQNGCLDIDAFLKFHLEPLSRFSMEELAEMHKEFVAEFIAPHISTMAKMLVQSHRDAGDELLVISSTNEFIITPICHLFGIENIIGTQLEIGADGRYTGNYIGTPSLKEGKITRLNQWLEARGESMDSYGKVYFYSDSKNDLPLLCLVSDAVAVNPDADLQQEAIAKGWPVLNFK, encoded by the coding sequence ATGAGAAATTTGGCAATTTTTGATTTGGACAACACATTAATCAATACCGATTCGGATCACTCTTGGCCGCAATATCTGATGAATAAAGGCTTGGTTGATGTTGAATACACAAGGGCGCAAAACGATAAATTTTATCAAGATTATCAAAACGGCTGTCTGGATATCGACGCTTTTTTGAAATTTCATCTAGAGCCGTTAAGCCGTTTTTCTATGGAAGAACTGGCGGAAATGCATAAGGAATTCGTTGCCGAATTTATCGCGCCGCATATTTCCACGATGGCCAAAATGCTGGTGCAGAGCCACCGTGACGCCGGTGATGAATTATTGGTGATTTCGTCGACCAACGAATTTATCATTACGCCGATTTGCCACTTGTTCGGCATTGAAAATATTATCGGAACACAGCTGGAAATCGGTGCGGACGGCCGTTATACCGGCAATTATATCGGTACGCCGAGTTTGAAAGAGGGTAAGATTACCCGTTTGAACCAATGGCTGGAAGCGCGCGGCGAAAGCATGGACAGCTACGGTAAGGTTTATTTTTACAGCGACTCTAAAAACGATTTGCCTTTACTGTGTTTGGTTAGCGATGCCGTAGCCGTGAATCCGGATGCCGATTTGCAGCAGGAAGCAATTGCAAAAGGTTGGCCGGTATTGAATTTCAAATAA
- the icd gene encoding NADP-dependent isocitrate dehydrogenase: MSHIKVPAEGQKIVAGQAIPNNPIIPFIEGDGIGVDITPVMKDVIDAAVAKAYGGEKKIHWMEVYAGEKATRVYGDNVWLPEETLEALKEYSVSIKGPMTTPVGGGIRSLNVALRQELDLYQCVRPVRYFNGVPSPLKDPSKTDMVIFRENTEDIYAGIEWEAESDAAKKVIAFLQNEMGVKKIRFPETSGIGIKPVSKEGTGRLVRAAIKYAIDNDRDSVTLVHKGNIMKFTEGGFRDWGYELAQKEFGAELIDGGPWCKFKNPKTGKEIIVKDAIADAFLQQILLRPAEYDVIACCNLNGDYISDALAAQVGGIGIAPGANISDQYAIFEATHGTAPKYAGQDKVNPGSLILSAEMMLRHLGWFEAADLVIEAMEKAIGDKQVTYDFARLMDGANEISCSAFGKAMIERM, translated from the coding sequence ATGAGTCACATTAAAGTACCTGCAGAAGGCCAAAAAATCGTAGCCGGCCAAGCTATTCCGAACAACCCGATTATTCCTTTTATCGAAGGTGACGGTATCGGCGTAGACATTACACCTGTGATGAAAGACGTTATTGATGCTGCCGTAGCCAAAGCTTATGGCGGGGAGAAAAAAATCCACTGGATGGAAGTATATGCCGGTGAAAAAGCAACCCGAGTTTACGGCGACAACGTATGGCTGCCGGAAGAAACTTTGGAAGCGTTGAAAGAATATTCCGTTTCCATCAAAGGCCCGATGACCACTCCGGTCGGCGGCGGTATCCGTTCTCTGAACGTAGCATTGCGCCAAGAATTGGACCTGTACCAATGCGTACGTCCGGTTCGCTACTTCAACGGTGTTCCCTCTCCATTGAAAGACCCAAGCAAAACCGATATGGTAATCTTCCGTGAAAACACCGAAGACATCTATGCAGGTATCGAGTGGGAAGCAGAAAGCGACGCGGCCAAGAAAGTGATTGCGTTCCTGCAAAACGAAATGGGCGTGAAAAAAATCCGTTTCCCCGAAACTTCAGGCATCGGTATCAAACCCGTATCTAAAGAAGGTACCGGCCGCTTGGTACGCGCCGCTATCAAATACGCCATCGACAACGACCGCGACAGCGTAACTTTGGTACACAAAGGCAACATCATGAAATTTACCGAGGGCGGTTTCCGTGACTGGGGTTACGAACTGGCTCAAAAAGAATTCGGTGCCGAATTGATTGACGGCGGCCCATGGTGCAAATTCAAAAATCCGAAAACCGGTAAAGAAATTATCGTTAAAGACGCCATTGCCGACGCGTTCCTGCAACAAATCCTGTTGCGCCCTGCCGAATACGACGTTATTGCCTGCTGTAACTTGAACGGCGACTACATCTCCGACGCCTTGGCTGCACAAGTAGGCGGTATCGGTATTGCTCCGGGTGCCAACATTTCCGACCAATACGCTATTTTCGAAGCTACCCACGGTACTGCTCCGAAATATGCCGGCCAAGACAAAGTTAATCCGGGTTCGTTGATTCTGTCTGCCGAAATGATGTTGCGTCACTTAGGCTGGTTCGAAGCTGCAGATTTGGTTATCGAAGCTATGGAAAAAGCCATTGGCGACAAACAAGTCACTTACGACTTCGCGCGCTTGATGGACGGTGCAAACGAGATCTCTTGCTCTGCTTTCGGCAAAGCGATGATCGAACGCATGTAA
- a CDS encoding pseudouridine synthase yields the protein MNDLIAFNKPYGVICQFSAHEKYGTLKDYIRQPGFYPAGRLDTDSEGLLLLTNNGRLQAQIAEPKHGKEKTYWAQLEGGYHPEKLVLLTKCMDLGDFITQPAEVRLLEAGEAECLWPRNPPIRERKTVPDFWVEIKISEGKNRQVRRMTAKAGYPCLRLVRVAVGKLNVFDLGLGLGEWSFCSRP from the coding sequence ATGAACGATTTAATTGCTTTTAACAAGCCTTACGGCGTGATTTGCCAATTTTCTGCCCATGAGAAATACGGCACGCTGAAAGATTATATCCGGCAGCCCGGGTTTTATCCTGCCGGCCGGCTTGATACAGACAGTGAGGGTTTGCTGCTGTTGACGAATAACGGACGCTTGCAGGCTCAGATTGCGGAGCCGAAACACGGTAAAGAAAAAACTTATTGGGCGCAACTTGAAGGCGGATATCACCCTGAAAAATTGGTTTTGCTGACAAAATGTATGGATTTGGGGGATTTTATCACCCAGCCCGCCGAAGTCCGCTTGTTGGAAGCAGGAGAAGCGGAATGCCTGTGGCCGAGAAATCCGCCGATACGCGAACGTAAAACTGTTCCGGATTTTTGGGTGGAAATTAAAATCAGCGAGGGTAAAAACCGTCAAGTCCGCAGGATGACGGCCAAAGCCGGCTATCCGTGTTTGCGTTTGGTTAGGGTTGCGGTCGGTAAGCTGAATGTTTTTGATTTGGGCTTGGGTTTGGGAGAGTGGTCTTTCTGCAGCAGACCTTGA
- the lgt gene encoding prolipoprotein diacylglyceryl transferase, producing MIIHPQFDPVLVSIGPLAIRWYALSYIVGFILFIWLGRRRINQGNTVFTKEMLDDFLTWGVLGVILGGRLGYVLFYKLSDYLTNPLDIFKVWEGGMSFHGGFLGVLAAMWLFGRKHKLGFLRVADFVAPLVPLGLASGRIGNFINGELWGRVTDINAFWAMGFPQAHYEDLTAAAHNPQWLEWLNQYGMLPRHPSQLYQFALEGIALFIIVWLFSKKARPTGQVASLFLAGYGIFRFIAEFARQPDDYLGLLTLGLSMGQWLSVPMIVLGAIGFVYFGSKKNTV from the coding sequence ATGATTATTCATCCCCAATTCGATCCCGTTCTCGTCAGTATCGGCCCGTTGGCCATCCGCTGGTACGCGCTCAGTTATATTGTCGGCTTTATCCTGTTTATCTGGCTGGGCCGCCGCCGAATCAATCAGGGCAATACCGTGTTTACCAAAGAAATGCTCGACGATTTCCTGACTTGGGGCGTATTGGGCGTGATTTTAGGCGGCCGCCTGGGCTATGTTTTGTTTTATAAACTTTCTGATTATTTGACCAATCCGCTCGATATTTTCAAAGTGTGGGAAGGCGGCATGTCTTTTCACGGCGGCTTCTTAGGTGTATTGGCCGCCATGTGGCTGTTTGGACGCAAACACAAATTGGGTTTTCTACGTGTTGCCGATTTTGTCGCACCGCTGGTTCCTTTAGGTTTGGCTTCCGGCCGTATCGGCAACTTTATCAACGGCGAACTATGGGGGCGCGTCACCGACATCAACGCATTTTGGGCCATGGGCTTTCCCCAAGCACATTACGAAGACTTAACCGCAGCCGCCCACAACCCGCAATGGCTTGAATGGCTCAACCAATACGGCATGCTGCCTCGCCATCCTTCCCAGCTGTACCAATTTGCTTTGGAAGGCATTGCCCTGTTTATTATCGTATGGCTGTTTTCTAAAAAAGCACGCCCGACCGGCCAAGTTGCCTCGCTGTTTCTGGCAGGTTACGGCATCTTCCGCTTTATCGCCGAATTCGCCCGCCAACCGGACGATTATCTCGGCCTGCTGACTTTAGGCTTGTCTATGGGACAATGGCTGAGCGTACCGATGATTGTGTTAGGCGCAATCGGATTCGTTTATTTCGGCAGCAAAAAAAATACTGTTTAA